A region of Anopheles merus strain MAF chromosome 2R, AmerM5.1, whole genome shotgun sequence DNA encodes the following proteins:
- the LOC121589541 gene encoding uncharacterized protein LOC121589541: MSQKWACEYASSLSITRSHDPLGVHCTQTVLENCFKHRINNVHCERVGKVLAGQVNNITLIIRHANVRTPNTGRVHRPNSCANSSIAIREVQLYVTYPTYGRPVDDGLAA; the protein is encoded by the exons ATGTCTCAGAAGTGGGCCTGTGAGTACGCGTCATCGCTTTCAATCACACGATCACACGATCCACTTGGCGTTCACTGTACACAGACAGTTCTAGAAAATTGTTTCAAACACAG GATTAACAATGTACACTGCGAGAGGGTCGGCAAGGTGCTGGCAGGGCAGGTGAATAACATTACACTAATTATCCGTCACGCTAATGTTCGCACCCCAAACACAGGGAGG GTCCATCGTCCCAACAGTTGTGCCAACAGTTCGATAGCGATCAGAGAGGTTCAGCTTTACGTAACGTATCCTACGTACGGGCGGCCAGTTGACGATGGCTTAGCAGCTTAG